In the genome of Shewanella glacialimarina, one region contains:
- a CDS encoding DUF1801 domain-containing protein produces the protein MKMEVQHKFESYPEKIKPLLVHLRQLILDIASQHHLGEVEETLKWGEPSYAVKNGSPIRIDWKPKYPEQYFIFFNCNTKLVDTFRELYPDVIQYQGNRAIVLKVNFPLPTKVIQHCITLSLQYKSIKHLPLLGA, from the coding sequence ATGAAAATGGAAGTTCAACACAAATTTGAAAGCTACCCTGAAAAGATAAAGCCGTTATTAGTTCATCTGCGGCAGCTTATTTTAGATATTGCCAGTCAACATCATTTAGGCGAAGTTGAAGAAACGCTGAAATGGGGTGAACCGAGTTACGCGGTTAAAAATGGTAGCCCGATAAGAATTGACTGGAAACCTAAATACCCCGAGCAGTATTTTATTTTTTTCAACTGCAACACTAAACTGGTTGATACATTTAGAGAGCTGTATCCAGATGTTATTCAATATCAGGGGAATAGAGCCATAGTATTAAAGGTTAATTTTCCGCTTCCAACTAAAGTGATTCAACACTGCATAACGCTGTCACTGCAATACAAAAGTATCAAACATTTACCTTTGCTTGGGGCTTAG